One window from the genome of Ancylothrix sp. D3o encodes:
- a CDS encoding IMS domain-containing protein: MSSPLEINSIFHENYQIQQLLKESNFERIYLATDLNHSENYQIKEYIARNPDAIPAAQNRFQTELNHLKNLQNPQIQALKDYLWQEDRLFLILPHIPGQTYQNYNHPPISEQAAIQLFNEILPIFTYIHSQNIAHGNISPNTILLKNFDNRPVLTNFGTLQNLLTQLGIETPETPLINQVRNLQIPPPPPPPQGDITIENDLYSLAITIVTLLTGKPLQVLYQPQTQTWDWETWKLVSDQLTQVLNKMLSLNPWERYNSAEAVRQALNTAPTIIPPAPAPLPPPSPYLTPTVISPPLTTQPQKDKTPLIAFAIGTSLTLIGIVAIFATNKSPNNSSTVNQIQTPSQSTPTTPNLTPLTQQQALNLINQYLQAKSQIFAPPYNRQLAATLVTGRAYQDILGPDGTIDWLQQRNAYYRYGRQNANPTGYFNATETTAEIEIIITEELTLYVNGNFDNSKQNSNAYRFSFFRENGTWKIANREVINQ; encoded by the coding sequence ATGTCTAGCCCCCTTGAAATAAATTCAATTTTTCACGAAAACTATCAAATACAACAGCTTCTCAAAGAAAGCAATTTTGAGAGAATTTACCTAGCCACAGATTTAAACCACAGCGAAAATTATCAGATCAAAGAATATATTGCCAGAAACCCAGATGCAATACCGGCAGCCCAAAACCGCTTTCAAACAGAATTAAACCACCTAAAAAACCTGCAAAACCCACAAATTCAAGCCTTAAAAGATTACCTTTGGCAAGAAGACCGGCTATTTCTCATCTTACCCCATATCCCCGGACAAACCTATCAAAATTACAACCACCCCCCCATATCTGAACAAGCAGCCATTCAATTATTCAACGAAATTTTACCAATTTTCACCTACATTCACAGCCAAAATATCGCTCATGGAAATATTTCCCCTAACACTATCCTCTTAAAAAATTTCGACAATAGGCCGGTTTTAACCAACTTTGGAACCCTCCAAAACCTCCTCACACAGCTAGGAATAGAAACCCCAGAAACTCCCCTAATAAATCAAGTCAGAAACCTACAAATTCCCCCACCACCGCCACCCCCCCAAGGAGATATCACCATCGAAAATGACCTATACAGCTTAGCAATAACTATAGTAACACTCCTCACCGGCAAACCCCTACAAGTGCTATACCAACCGCAAACCCAAACCTGGGACTGGGAAACCTGGAAACTGGTAAGCGACCAACTCACACAAGTCTTAAACAAAATGCTCTCACTCAACCCCTGGGAACGTTACAACAGCGCCGAAGCAGTCCGCCAAGCCCTCAACACCGCCCCCACAATCATCCCACCGGCACCCGCACCCCTACCACCCCCCTCACCCTACCTCACCCCAACCGTTATATCCCCTCCACTCACAACACAACCCCAAAAAGATAAAACCCCCCTAATAGCATTTGCCATCGGAACATCACTCACCTTAATAGGAATAGTCGCCATATTTGCTACAAACAAATCCCCCAACAACTCCTCAACAGTTAACCAAATTCAAACTCCCTCACAAAGCACACCCACAACCCCAAATTTAACCCCCCTAACCCAACAACAAGCCCTCAATTTAATCAACCAATACTTACAAGCAAAAAGCCAAATATTTGCCCCACCATATAACCGGCAACTAGCCGCCACATTAGTCACCGGCAGAGCCTATCAAGACATCCTTGGGCCAGACGGCACAATCGATTGGCTGCAACAAAGGAACGCCTACTACCGCTATGGTAGACAAAACGCCAACCCCACCGGCTACTTTAACGCCACAGAAACCACAGCCGAAATAGAAATCATAATTACCGAAGAACTTACCCTCTACGTTAATGGTAATTTCGACAACTCAAAACAAAATTCCAATGCCTATCGCTTTAGCTTCTTTCGAGAAAACGGAACCTGGAAAATAGCCAACCGAGAAGTTATAAACCAATAA
- a CDS encoding DUF29 domain-containing protein, whose translation MEELIQIRQFIQQGKLNEALQIVDELEEMSLSDKINKIDSYGVILLIHLIKQNAEKRSTRSWEISIQNSVREINKINKRKKTEGYYLTNEELLQILEEGYPIAIKRAALEAFEGRYEAEELATMVNRPAILSQAIELFKI comes from the coding sequence ATGGAAGAACTTATACAAATACGCCAATTTATCCAGCAAGGCAAACTAAATGAAGCCTTACAAATTGTCGATGAATTAGAAGAAATGAGTCTCAGTGATAAAATTAACAAAATTGATAGCTATGGTGTAATTCTTCTGATTCACTTAATTAAGCAAAATGCAGAAAAACGCTCAACTCGCTCTTGGGAAATTTCCATTCAAAACTCTGTCCGAGAGATAAACAAAATTAATAAACGCAAAAAAACCGAGGGTTATTATCTTACTAACGAAGAACTTCTCCAAATTTTAGAAGAAGGCTATCCAATCGCCATCAAACGCGCTGCATTAGAAGCATTTGAAGGAAGATATGAAGCAGAAGAACTAGCCACAATGGTCAACCGGCCAGCAATTTTATCGCAAGCCATCGAACTTTTTAAAATATAA
- a CDS encoding isoaspartyl peptidase/L-asparaginase, producing MVQPKLIIHGGAGSSLKGGKDAVRKSLFKVVEEVYALLCSGASAKDAVVKGAQLLEDDPRFNAGTGSVLQSDGHIRMSASLMDGFAQQFSGVINVSRVQNPILLAEFLQSSPDRVLSDFGSAELLRELSVPVYDPLTEQRLKEWIDERNHNFSREMANVVAEPAGTGTIGVVALDSEGRICAGTSTGGKGFERIGRVSDSAMPAGNYASAKAGVSCTGIGEHIIDECLAPRIVIRVGDGLSLAEAMERSFTEAGNNNRDFGAIALDNSGTIGWGKTSEVLLAAYHTGSEMGDTLELPDGVITGCR from the coding sequence ATGGTACAACCTAAATTAATTATTCATGGCGGCGCCGGCAGTTCTCTTAAGGGTGGTAAAGATGCTGTGCGGAAGTCTCTTTTTAAGGTCGTTGAAGAAGTTTATGCTTTGCTTTGTTCTGGTGCTTCTGCTAAAGATGCGGTGGTAAAAGGTGCTCAGTTACTTGAGGATGATCCGCGTTTTAATGCCGGCACCGGTTCGGTTTTACAATCGGATGGTCATATCCGTATGAGTGCTTCGCTGATGGATGGTTTTGCTCAACAATTCAGCGGTGTAATTAATGTTTCGCGGGTTCAAAATCCTATTCTTTTGGCGGAGTTTTTACAGTCTTCGCCGGATCGGGTTTTGTCGGATTTTGGTTCGGCTGAGTTGTTGCGAGAGTTGAGTGTGCCGGTTTATGATCCTCTGACTGAACAACGTCTCAAAGAGTGGATTGATGAACGTAATCATAATTTTAGCCGCGAGATGGCTAATGTTGTCGCAGAACCGGCCGGCACGGGTACAATTGGTGTGGTAGCTTTGGATAGCGAAGGTCGAATTTGTGCAGGAACTTCCACCGGCGGTAAGGGTTTTGAAAGAATTGGTCGCGTGAGTGATTCGGCAATGCCGGCCGGTAATTATGCTTCAGCAAAAGCGGGGGTGAGTTGCACCGGCATCGGTGAGCATATTATTGATGAATGTTTGGCTCCGCGTATTGTAATTCGTGTGGGGGATGGTTTATCTTTAGCGGAAGCTATGGAACGTTCTTTTACGGAAGCCGGCAACAATAACCGCGATTTTGGTGCAATTGCTCTGGATAATTCGGGGACAATTGGTTGGGGAAAAACCAGTGAGGTTTTATTGGCTGCTTATCACACCGGCTCGGAAATGGGCGATACTTTGGAATTGCCGGATGGGGTGATTACGGGTTGCCGGTAA
- a CDS encoding FHA domain-containing protein, with the protein MQLKLYVEEIQKTYTLNPNKEYVVGSGSDCDLPLANASVVAPKHLKFSFNQMVNVWYIYDLGSSRGTFVNNQQITEYAIREQTRIAVAGGIFLVATPQGGNITPPPPVYSQPIYSQPTSSGSSLPRTQVNNQPVSSKVLTWKEYVNQQVEKEENFFVRFIKRFYLVTGFRNTPWVRAYGETGFNAFDGYIIPDFKEPAANIAFGIEEKLGQLKKYEDTDFLVAKLTDAHIADSATQSFLGVELFPIQRGGRGDYRRFGVLSYHRVRTYLLVENYGSDLFVSWVTRFEPDPTPVLPYLWLALCLFFNFIALFIPGGNPLLIIAFPAFLLWLIYYLLVPALMQETGVPPKKSNGRFFIILTFGFILTIPFVIPPILFLLLIRQLREQNTIA; encoded by the coding sequence ATGCAATTAAAGCTTTATGTAGAAGAAATACAAAAAACCTATACTCTGAATCCGAATAAGGAATATGTGGTAGGGAGTGGTTCGGATTGCGATTTGCCTTTGGCTAATGCGAGTGTGGTGGCACCTAAACATTTAAAGTTTAGTTTTAATCAAATGGTAAATGTTTGGTATATCTACGATTTGGGAAGTAGTAGGGGGACTTTTGTAAACAATCAACAAATTACTGAATATGCAATTAGAGAGCAAACGCGAATAGCTGTTGCTGGTGGGATTTTTTTGGTGGCGACGCCGCAGGGGGGAAATATTACGCCTCCACCGCCGGTTTATTCGCAGCCGATTTATTCGCAGCCGACATCTTCTGGGAGTAGTTTACCGAGAACACAAGTTAATAATCAGCCGGTTTCTTCAAAGGTTTTGACTTGGAAAGAATATGTGAATCAACAGGTGGAGAAAGAGGAGAATTTTTTTGTCCGTTTTATTAAAAGGTTTTACTTAGTAACGGGGTTTCGTAATACGCCTTGGGTACGCGCTTATGGAGAAACCGGCTTTAATGCGTTTGATGGTTATATTATTCCTGATTTTAAAGAGCCGGCGGCAAATATAGCCTTTGGAATTGAGGAAAAATTAGGCCAGTTAAAGAAATACGAAGATACCGATTTTTTGGTTGCTAAATTAACGGATGCTCATATTGCAGATTCAGCGACGCAATCTTTTTTAGGGGTGGAATTATTTCCTATTCAGCGCGGGGGAAGAGGAGATTATCGGCGGTTTGGTGTTCTGTCTTATCATCGAGTTAGGACTTATTTACTGGTTGAAAATTATGGGTCGGATTTGTTTGTGAGTTGGGTGACTCGTTTTGAACCTGATCCGACGCCGGTGTTGCCGTATTTGTGGTTGGCTTTGTGCTTGTTTTTTAATTTTATTGCTCTTTTTATTCCTGGTGGAAACCCGCTTCTTATAATCGCTTTTCCAGCTTTTTTATTATGGCTAATATATTATCTTTTAGTCCCTGCTCTTATGCAAGAAACTGGAGTACCTCCTAAAAAATCCAATGGAAGGTTTTTTATAATTCTTACTTTTGGTTTTATTTTAACTATTCCTTTTGTGATTCCTCCCATATTATTTTTGCTCTTAATAAGACAATTAAGAGAACAAAATACAATAGCTTAG
- a CDS encoding M20 family metallopeptidase, with the protein MLNEIKNLTLTLAPRLIEIRRHLHAHPELSGQEYQTAAYVAGVLSSCGIHVKESVGKTGVVGELIGGGKDERLLAIRTDMDALPIVERTGLEFASRKDGVMHACGHDVHTTVGLGTAMVLASLGQKLPGNVRFLFQPAEEIAQGAEWMVKDGVMENVNSILSVHVFPTIEAGCVGIRHGALTAAADDIEIIIIGESGHGARPHEAVDAIWIASQVITMLQQAISRTQNPLRPVVLTIGQIMGGRAPNVIADNVRMLGTVRSLHPETSEQLPGWIEKIVANVCSAYGARYQLNYKRGVPSVQNDAFLTQLVESAAVEAWGNEGVTILPEPSLGAEDFSVYLKEAPGMMFRLGVGFKDKRNYPLHHPKFEVDEQAIVTGVVTMAYAVYKYWN; encoded by the coding sequence ATGCTGAATGAAATTAAAAATTTAACGTTAACTCTTGCGCCGCGTTTGATTGAAATTCGCCGGCATTTACACGCCCATCCAGAGTTAAGCGGACAGGAATACCAGACTGCTGCTTATGTGGCGGGGGTGTTATCTTCCTGTGGAATTCATGTTAAAGAGTCGGTGGGAAAAACCGGCGTTGTGGGAGAATTAATTGGCGGTGGAAAGGATGAGCGGTTGTTGGCAATTCGCACGGATATGGATGCTTTGCCAATTGTTGAAAGGACGGGGTTAGAGTTTGCTTCGCGTAAGGATGGGGTGATGCACGCTTGTGGGCATGATGTGCATACAACTGTCGGGTTGGGAACGGCGATGGTGTTGGCTTCTTTGGGGCAAAAATTACCGGGAAATGTGCGTTTTTTGTTTCAACCGGCTGAGGAAATTGCACAGGGTGCTGAGTGGATGGTTAAGGATGGGGTGATGGAGAATGTGAATAGTATTTTGAGTGTTCATGTTTTCCCAACAATTGAGGCCGGTTGTGTGGGAATTCGGCATGGGGCGCTAACAGCAGCGGCGGATGATATTGAGATAATAATTATTGGGGAGTCGGGGCACGGGGCGCGCCCCCATGAGGCGGTTGATGCAATTTGGATTGCCTCACAAGTGATAACGATGTTACAGCAGGCGATTAGTCGCACACAAAATCCTTTGAGGCCGGTGGTTCTCACTATTGGTCAGATAATGGGGGGAAGAGCGCCAAATGTGATAGCTGACAATGTGAGAATGTTGGGTACTGTGAGATCGCTGCATCCTGAGACAAGTGAGCAGTTACCTGGATGGATTGAGAAGATTGTGGCGAATGTTTGTAGTGCTTATGGGGCGCGGTATCAGTTGAATTATAAACGAGGGGTTCCTTCGGTGCAAAATGATGCTTTTTTGACGCAGTTGGTGGAGTCGGCGGCGGTGGAAGCTTGGGGAAATGAAGGGGTAACAATTTTACCGGAACCGTCGTTAGGGGCTGAGGATTTTTCGGTTTATTTAAAAGAGGCGCCAGGGATGATGTTTCGCTTGGGAGTAGGGTTTAAGGATAAGCGAAATTATCCGCTTCATCATCCTAAGTTTGAGGTGGATGAGCAGGCGATTGTGACGGGGGTTGTAACAATGGCTTATGCTGTTTATAAGTATTGGAATTAG
- a CDS encoding serine hydrolase: protein MPGDADASGQSLPASGEIPVSGVTEMPKSKQTPKKPGSRRREASRKKSSEPTPASRQSREKNSTAFETASANAPLPLTEKGNNRRRQPVESKPPGNRVQLPIETTSQKPFVGRGAAEERRRSERDLSLLTADPGLRADPSGKLTVERTLKPVSSFRGRRPSEGGAGSSVEENRPKTRSRSPQKSVPKNAQKRSTSPLIYGARLLILGVGIGVMAGTFLSMFDPASQYPAQTTEQASAGQTQQTSVKSGEQFAVASELPALEMKQEITALKTELQNLAQQQTDLVAGALFVDVDSGEYVNLNGNMAFSAASTIKVPILVAFFQDVDAGKIELNEKLTMRPDLIAKEAGDMQYKPPGTKFSALEVATQMIVISDNTATNMLIDRLGGAEALNQRFQSWGLSSTMIRNVLPDLEGTNTTSAEDMVKLMGLVTQGKLMSLRSRDRLLEIMRRTVNNSLLPQGLGEGAIIAHKTGDIGTFVGDVGMIDMPTGKRYLAAVIVKGPHNDPRSTELIRQFSRKVYQFFSK from the coding sequence GTGCCCGGAGATGCTGACGCCAGCGGACAATCGTTACCGGCTTCTGGAGAGATACCCGTGTCTGGGGTGACGGAAATGCCAAAATCTAAACAAACTCCGAAAAAACCGGGATCTCGCCGCCGAGAGGCTTCTCGCAAGAAAAGTTCTGAGCCAACACCGGCGTCCCGACAATCGAGAGAAAAAAACTCTACCGCTTTTGAAACTGCTAGCGCTAACGCGCCGCTTCCGCTAACGGAAAAGGGAAATAATCGCCGCCGGCAGCCGGTGGAGTCAAAACCGCCGGGAAATCGGGTGCAGTTGCCTATTGAGACGACTTCACAGAAACCGTTTGTGGGCCGGGGTGCTGCTGAAGAGCGCAGACGGTCGGAGCGTGATTTGTCGTTATTGACAGCAGATCCGGGGCTACGGGCTGATCCAAGCGGGAAGTTAACGGTAGAGCGAACTCTTAAACCGGTTTCTTCATTCCGGGGCCGGCGGCCAAGTGAGGGGGGTGCAGGCTCGTCTGTGGAGGAGAACCGGCCAAAAACACGCTCGCGCAGTCCGCAAAAATCAGTGCCGAAAAACGCCCAAAAACGCTCAACATCGCCGCTGATTTATGGGGCGCGGTTGCTGATTTTGGGGGTGGGAATTGGGGTGATGGCGGGGACGTTTTTATCAATGTTTGACCCAGCTAGTCAATATCCAGCCCAAACAACTGAGCAGGCGAGTGCCGGTCAGACTCAGCAAACAAGCGTTAAAAGCGGTGAACAGTTCGCCGTCGCCAGCGAGTTACCGGCTTTGGAAATGAAGCAGGAAATAACGGCGTTGAAAACCGAGTTACAAAATTTAGCCCAACAACAGACAGACTTGGTGGCTGGGGCTTTGTTTGTTGATGTGGATAGTGGCGAGTATGTGAATTTAAACGGCAACATGGCATTTTCGGCAGCTAGTACAATTAAGGTACCGATTTTGGTGGCATTTTTTCAAGATGTGGATGCCGGCAAAATTGAGCTTAATGAGAAGCTAACGATGCGCCCCGATTTAATTGCCAAAGAGGCCGGTGATATGCAATATAAACCACCAGGAACGAAATTTTCGGCGTTGGAGGTGGCAACGCAGATGATTGTTATTAGCGATAATACGGCAACGAATATGTTGATCGACCGCTTAGGGGGCGCAGAAGCGCTTAATCAGCGTTTCCAGTCTTGGGGGTTGAGTTCAACGATGATTCGGAATGTTTTACCAGATTTGGAGGGAACAAATACAACCAGCGCTGAGGATATGGTGAAATTGATGGGGTTGGTGACGCAAGGCAAGTTGATGTCTTTGCGCTCTCGTGACCGCTTGTTAGAAATTATGCGCCGGACTGTAAATAATTCTCTGCTACCGCAAGGTTTGGGCGAGGGGGCGATTATTGCTCACAAAACCGGCGATATTGGTACCTTTGTGGGGGATGTTGGTATGATTGATATGCCTACTGGTAAGCGCTATTTGGCGGCTGTGATTGTCAAGGGGCCCCATAATGACCCCCGTTCTACGGAACTGATTCGCCAGTTTTCCCGCAAGGTTTATCAGTTTTTTAGTAAGTAA
- a CDS encoding DUF3352 domain-containing protein, which yields MNRFVFPLVAIVGFNPVGVFAQSVTPPSTSAPPAVTKVLPSSMAGVVLFNTSKENWGKFNRFNPFPFDISGPGFLPFLPSGIDYQTNVQPWIADWAAVGVFVPQPAADGMFGELWDSAVMVMPVRDQAGANNFVAKVREVQPQTPIERVYKGVQVIEWEEKVIPLEEYPDPMPPSEEEPQAFAPISRFLPRFFGFTSNQNQRKLAQENSPPAEPAPEIEPSMPPDPESEETFPDIELTVTQPGYAIALLPGYVVTANKAKVLEQLIDSQAGISSVANDASFQRTLKHPKFGESVLVGYSNVAEAVKVVPVMPSQSLPSWIKLGPAEMPAEEMPAEISPKQEKPGEMPAEKMPTEEFPPEEIPAEELPPEEIPAEEFPPENVPSFSEVFNRVLQELGKEYDSIDALGWIDEQGVRSQSNAYFNKLQPELATQASPDDNKVLTRLPGATYISTNSRNLKRQWDLVVQRSGEEGKPFFDAMRQGVLNNTGLDLDKDIFGWMDREYALLLFPSEGGLLPTIFEPLKIGLSFMVQTSDRATAEKTIARLEEVLRTSSNDFFTKNTRTVGNETVVSWEGIHPEKGNQSVLSYRWTEDNTLIITTGTSPMARLTPTPNPSLANTYLFQTATNSFQRPNSGYYFINWGAALSFAYTLIPPVYLESEFASIGKQALGSIRSLSGSWLTTPEKEQSDFMIMIAPARK from the coding sequence TTGAATCGTTTTGTTTTTCCTTTGGTTGCTATTGTGGGTTTTAATCCGGTTGGGGTTTTTGCCCAATCTGTTACACCTCCTAGTACGTCGGCTCCTCCTGCGGTGACTAAGGTTTTACCTTCTTCTATGGCGGGGGTGGTTTTGTTTAATACGAGTAAAGAGAATTGGGGTAAGTTTAATCGGTTTAATCCGTTTCCTTTTGATATTTCTGGGCCGGGTTTTTTGCCGTTTTTGCCGAGTGGAATTGATTATCAAACAAATGTGCAACCTTGGATCGCTGATTGGGCGGCGGTGGGTGTTTTTGTGCCGCAACCGGCAGCGGATGGGATGTTTGGTGAACTGTGGGATAGTGCGGTGATGGTTATGCCGGTGCGCGATCAAGCCGGTGCGAATAATTTTGTGGCAAAAGTGAGAGAAGTTCAGCCCCAAACTCCAATTGAGAGGGTATATAAAGGGGTACAAGTTATTGAGTGGGAGGAAAAAGTAATTCCTCTGGAAGAATACCCTGATCCGATGCCGCCAAGTGAAGAAGAACCGCAAGCTTTTGCGCCTATTTCTCGGTTTTTACCCCGTTTTTTTGGGTTTACTTCAAATCAGAATCAAAGAAAATTAGCTCAAGAAAATAGCCCGCCGGCAGAACCGGCACCGGAAATTGAACCTTCGATGCCTCCAGATCCAGAAAGTGAGGAGACGTTTCCAGATATTGAGTTAACAGTGACTCAGCCGGGTTATGCTATTGCTTTGTTACCGGGATATGTGGTGACGGCAAATAAGGCTAAGGTTTTGGAGCAATTAATTGATAGTCAAGCGGGTATTTCTTCGGTGGCAAATGATGCGAGTTTTCAGCGGACTTTGAAACATCCAAAATTTGGGGAGTCTGTGCTGGTTGGTTATAGTAATGTGGCGGAAGCGGTTAAAGTGGTGCCGGTGATGCCTTCTCAGTCTTTGCCTTCTTGGATTAAGTTAGGGCCGGCTGAAATGCCAGCAGAAGAAATGCCGGCAGAAATTTCTCCAAAACAAGAAAAACCAGGGGAAATGCCAGCAGAAAAAATGCCGACAGAAGAATTCCCCCCAGAAGAAATTCCCGCCGAAGAATTACCTCCAGAAGAAATTCCGGCAGAAGAATTCCCCCCAGAAAATGTGCCGTCATTTAGCGAAGTTTTTAACCGAGTTCTGCAAGAGCTTGGCAAAGAATATGACAGTATTGATGCTTTGGGTTGGATAGATGAGCAGGGGGTTCGCAGTCAATCGAATGCTTATTTTAATAAACTGCAACCTGAATTAGCAACGCAAGCAAGCCCGGATGATAATAAGGTTTTGACGAGATTGCCGGGGGCTACTTATATCTCGACAAATAGCAGAAATTTGAAACGTCAGTGGGATTTGGTTGTGCAGCGGAGTGGGGAAGAAGGAAAGCCTTTTTTTGATGCAATGCGTCAAGGGGTTTTGAATAACACCGGCCTCGATTTAGATAAAGATATTTTCGGTTGGATGGATCGAGAATATGCGCTGTTGTTGTTTCCTTCGGAAGGGGGTTTATTGCCGACTATTTTTGAACCATTAAAGATTGGCTTGTCTTTTATGGTGCAAACGAGTGATCGGGCTACGGCAGAAAAAACGATAGCGAGATTGGAAGAAGTTTTGAGAACTTCGAGTAATGACTTTTTCACTAAAAACACCCGGACTGTGGGTAATGAAACCGTAGTTAGTTGGGAAGGAATTCACCCAGAAAAAGGCAATCAAAGTGTTTTATCTTATCGTTGGACAGAGGATAATACGCTGATTATTACAACAGGAACTAGCCCAATGGCAAGGCTGACTCCGACTCCTAACCCTTCGTTAGCAAATACTTATCTTTTCCAAACGGCAACAAATAGTTTTCAGCGTCCAAATTCTGGGTATTATTTTATTAATTGGGGTGCGGCGCTGTCGTTTGCTTATACGTTGATTCCTCCAGTGTATTTGGAGTCGGAGTTTGCGAGTATAGGGAAGCAGGCGTTGGGAAGTATTCGCAGTTTAAGTGGTTCTTGGTTGACAACGCCAGAAAAGGAGCAGTCTGATTTTATGATTATGATTGCGCCGGCAAGAAAGTAG
- a CDS encoding M15 family metallopeptidase, translating into MNILKNLKQRWPFILAGLLIVVGITLNLYAASHFLKPNTNPLPPPPPPTAIQPPNPPETLPPQTEPKYGHFPYPEANQNNLIIISSYAQKQYQRFEKMHTEAALALMKMIYAARDEGVWIVPVSGFRTIAYQETLFQAQIQRRGSPEEAAKLSAPAGYSEHHTGYAIDLADGNFPKQDITYEFANTNAFRWLNKHAKEYGFELSFPENNPQGISYEPWHWRFIASPSAAKIFAGAKNP; encoded by the coding sequence ATGAACATCCTAAAAAACCTTAAACAACGCTGGCCTTTTATCCTAGCCGGCCTCTTAATAGTAGTTGGAATCACCCTCAACCTTTACGCCGCCAGCCACTTTTTAAAACCCAACACCAACCCCCTACCCCCACCGCCACCACCAACCGCCATACAACCCCCAAACCCCCCAGAAACTCTCCCCCCACAAACCGAACCAAAATACGGACATTTTCCCTATCCAGAAGCCAACCAAAATAACCTAATAATCATCAGCAGCTACGCCCAAAAACAATATCAACGCTTTGAAAAAATGCACACAGAAGCCGCCTTAGCCCTGATGAAAATGATTTATGCAGCCAGAGATGAAGGAGTCTGGATAGTACCCGTTTCAGGATTTCGCACCATTGCCTATCAAGAAACATTATTTCAAGCACAAATACAGCGCAGAGGTTCCCCAGAAGAAGCAGCAAAATTAAGCGCCCCAGCCGGTTATAGTGAACATCACACCGGCTACGCAATAGACTTAGCAGATGGCAATTTTCCTAAACAAGATATTACCTATGAGTTTGCTAATACAAACGCCTTTCGCTGGTTGAATAAACACGCTAAGGAATATGGGTTTGAGTTGTCTTTTCCTGAAAATAACCCCCAAGGTATTAGTTATGAACCTTGGCACTGGCGTTTTATTGCTTCTCCTAGCGCCGCGAAAATATTTGCCGGTGCCAAAAACCCCTAA
- a CDS encoding DUF2256 domain-containing protein, translating into MRNKSDLPSKVCPVCQRPFTWRKKWADCWDDVKYCSERCRRRRSNAVPDNSDGR; encoded by the coding sequence ATGAGAAATAAGTCTGATTTACCCTCAAAAGTTTGTCCCGTTTGTCAGCGTCCTTTTACTTGGCGAAAAAAGTGGGCCGATTGCTGGGATGATGTGAAATATTGCTCAGAACGATGTCGGAGGCGCCGGTCAAATGCTGTGCCGGATAATTCCGACGGTCGTTAA
- a CDS encoding RNA methyltransferase, which translates to MTKMLSNLRIVLVEPAGPLNVGSVARVMKNMGLKKLVIVNPQCDVLSEEARKMAVHAADILEAATQVDNIPAALAGCERAAATTSRERGTATALSYPQECLPWLLEAPSALIFGPEDRGLSNDELKYAQRFIRIPSSEIYPSLNLAQAVGICCYELYQLARETTEKTAASEPSQAAPIEEMEGYYQHLEKVLLKIGYFYPHTAASRMEKFRILLNRAMPREAEIAMLRGILRQMEWALKVTGVEDGTARGSVPHQEP; encoded by the coding sequence ATGACAAAAATGCTATCAAACTTAAGGATTGTGTTAGTTGAACCGGCCGGCCCCTTGAACGTGGGTTCAGTAGCGCGAGTGATGAAAAATATGGGGCTAAAAAAACTGGTAATCGTGAATCCGCAATGTGATGTACTCTCAGAAGAAGCGCGAAAAATGGCCGTCCATGCAGCCGATATTTTAGAAGCCGCAACCCAAGTCGATAACATACCGGCAGCCTTAGCAGGGTGTGAAAGAGCCGCCGCCACCACATCCCGCGAACGGGGAACCGCAACGGCGCTGTCATATCCCCAAGAGTGTTTGCCTTGGCTGCTAGAAGCCCCCTCCGCCTTAATCTTTGGCCCCGAAGACAGAGGACTAAGTAACGATGAACTGAAATATGCTCAGCGGTTTATCCGCATTCCCTCATCAGAGATTTACCCGTCGCTGAATTTGGCCCAAGCGGTAGGAATTTGCTGTTATGAACTGTATCAACTAGCCCGTGAAACAACAGAAAAAACAGCGGCATCAGAACCAAGCCAAGCCGCACCTATCGAAGAAATGGAAGGTTATTATCAACACTTAGAGAAAGTCTTACTCAAAATTGGCTATTTTTATCCGCACACAGCCGCGAGTCGGATGGAAAAATTTCGGATTTTATTGAATCGAGCCATGCCCAGGGAAGCTGAAATTGCCATGCTGCGAGGGATTCTGCGACAAATGGAGTGGGCGCTAAAGGTGACGGGGGTGGAGGATGGCACCGCTAGGGGGTCGGTTCCCCATCAAGAACCGTGA